A stretch of Cicer arietinum cultivar CDC Frontier isolate Library 1 chromosome 5, Cicar.CDCFrontier_v2.0, whole genome shotgun sequence DNA encodes these proteins:
- the LOC101504819 gene encoding uncharacterized protein yields the protein MASSFDRWEKDPFFIAAEEVQESADRVESTYRTWIHATKDASSPWNSDELRRDLHTALGTAKWQLDEFQRAVRSSYSKSSSDEARNRHQDFIVAINGKISKVEHLLQLQESVPLGSNKASLPWVSLDEGERNELAMFLSGMPPTGGKPPLKCTSRDVENPQLSDTDSFREAVEEKPHGHRRVASADADISSWKIAVLDDVQQSTTSNDSSAHMHKVASLSGFFSSMESISKFKWPKNGYRKLKAGNYHQETDDAILPSTEFNVAINACNERSKSYLDSCDECYDKPLHGWYGAFQRQLQRSQYQMQYNRPVQTTVWIVIILCFTALIAFYAM from the exons ATGGCGTCGAGTTTTGACCGATGGGAAAAAGATCCTTTCTTTATCGCCGCCGAAGAAGTTCAGGAATCTGCAGAcag GGTAGAATCTACGTATAGGACATGGATTCATGCAACCAAAGATGCATCCAGCCCTTGGAACTCTGATGAACTCCGCAGAGATCTTCATACTGCCCTCGGCACTGCTAAATGGCAG TTAGATGAATTTCAACGGGCAGTCAGGTCAAGTTATAGCAAAAGCTCAAGCGACGAAGCTAGAAATAGGCACCAAGATTTCATTGTTGCCATTAATGGCAAGATTTCAAAAGTGGAGCATTTGTTACAACTGCAAGAATCTGTTCCTTTAGGTAGCAACAAGGCATCTCTGCCTTGGGTATCGCTGGATGAAGGAGAGCGAAATGAGCTTGCTATGTTTCTTTCAGGGATGCCACCTACTGGTGGCAAACCCCCTCTTAAATGTACTAGCAGAGACGTTGAAAATCCACAGTTAAGTGATACAGATTCATTTAGAGAAGCGGTGGAGGAGAAACCACACGGACATCGCAGGGTGGCTAGCGCTGATGCTGATATTAGTTCTTGGAAAATTGCTGTTTTGGATGATGTGCAACAATCCACTACCTCTAATGATTCTTCTGCTCATATGCATAAGGTAGCCAGTCTCTCCGGATTTTTTAGTTCCATGGAATCCATCTCTAAGTTCAAGTGGCCTAAGAACGGGTATAGGAAGCTGAAAGCAGGGAATTATCATCAAGAAACCGATGATGCAATACTACCTTCAACTGAATTCAACGTG GCCATCAATGCATGCAATGAAAGAAGCAAGAGCTACCTTGATAGTTGTGATGAATGTTATGATAAGCCACTCCACGGGTGGTATGGGGCTTTCCAAAGACAGCTTCAAAGATCTCAGTATCAAATGCAATACAACCGGCCTGTTCAAACAACTGTTTGGATTGTTATTATCCTTTGCTTCACTG CTTTAATTGCATTTTATGCAATGTAG
- the LOC101504178 gene encoding protein arginine N-methyltransferase 2 — MKEQQLCEAAIKGDTEKLTALIESGADVTHFDGDGLTLLMHAAKHGHAPILNILLSAGAPWNALSPSNLSAGDFAMEEGHQEAFELLLNAGIRSELILGTIARKENKKADSGDDYLEDRVSFSEDKVMDADSKAVMMAWEKPLMEAHAKAVCSGGGHVLNIGFGMGLVDTAIQQYSPKTHTIVEAHPEVYERMLRTGWGQKENVKIVFGRWQDVLSQLETYDGIFFDTYGEYYEDLREFHQHLPVLLKPGGIYSFFNGLCGGNAFFHVVYCHLVSLELENLGYSTQLIPLAVKDCLGEQVWEGVKHKYWQLDTYYLPVCQSAEDSQ; from the exons ATGAAAGAACAACAATTATGCGAGGCGGCGATTAAGGGTGACACGGAGAAACTAACGGCTCTGATTGAATCCGGCGCCGACGTTACTCATTTCGACGGCGATGGTCTCACTCTACTCATGCACGCTGCAAAGCACGGCCATGCACCCATCCTCAATATCCTTCTCTCCGCCGGTGCTCCTTGGAACGCTCTTTCTCCATCCAATCTATCCGCCGGTGATTTCGCAATGGAAGAAGGTCACCAAGAAGCTTTCGAACTTCTCCTCAATGCCG GGATTCGATCTGAATTAATATTGGGAACAATTgctagaaaagaaaataaaaaagcagATTCTGGTGATGATTATTTGGAAGATAGGGTTAGTTTTAGTGAAGATAAAGTTATGGATGCTGATAGTAAAGCTGTGATGATGGCAtgggagaaaccattgatggaGGCTCATGCTAAAGCTGTTTGTTCAGGAGGTGGTCATGTACTCAATATTGGTTTTGGAATGGGTCTTGTTGATACAGCTATACAGCAATATTCACCTAAGACACACACCATTGTTGAGGCTCATCCAGAGGTTTATGAACGCATGCTTCGAACCGGTTGGGGTCAGAAGGAAAATGTTAAGATTGTTTTTGGCCGTTGGCAAGATGTCCTGTCTCAGCTTGAAACATATGATG GGATATTCTTCGACACCTATGGGGAGTACTATGAAGACTTGAGAGAGTTCCACCAACATCTCCCGGTATTGTTGAAGCCTGGTGGGATATACTCTTTCTTCAATGGCCTTTGTGGTGGTAATGCATTTTTCCATGTTGTTTACTGCCACTTGGTATCTCTTGAGCTTGAGAATTTGGGGTATTCCACACAATTAATTCCACTGGCTGTTAAGGATTGTTTGGGGGAACAAGTTTGGGAAGGTGTTAAACACAAATACTGGCAGCTTGATACATATTACCTCCCTGTTTGTCAATCGGCAGAGGACTCTCAATGA
- the LOC101504506 gene encoding subtilisin-like protease SBT1.7 produces the protein MLKQIQKKPNMNMLIFKCLQMALLLVFTSRYTIAEKTQHPKRTYIIHMDKFNMPTSFNDHLQWYDSSLKSVSESAEMLYTYKHVAHGFSTRLTTQEAELLTKQPGILSVIPEVRYELHTTRTPEFLGLEKTTTLLVSYGKQSEVIVGVIDTGVWPELKSFDDTKLGPVPSSWKGECETGKNFNSSNCNKKLVGARFFAKGYEAAFGPIDETAESKSPRDDDGHGSHTSTTAAGSAVAGASLFGFASGTSKGMATQARVATYKACWLGGCFTSDIVAGIDKAIEDGVNILSMSIGGNLMDYYEDTVAMGTFAAMEHGILVSSSAGNGGPSQATLANVAPWITTVGAGTLDRDFPAYITLGNGKRYNGVSLYDGKLPPDSPLPLVYAANVSQDSSGNLCTTDSLIPSKVSGKIVICDRGGNPRVEKSLVVKLAGGIGMILANNQDYGEELVADSYLLPAGALGEKASNEVKKYVFSAPNPTAKIVFGGTELGVQPSPVVAAFSSRGPNTLTPKILKPDLIAPGVNILAGWTGKVGPTGLSVDTRHVSFNIISGTSMSCPHVSGLSALLKGAHPEWTPAAIRSALMTTSYRTYKDGQTIKDVATGTPATPFDYGAGHVDPVAALDPGLVYDASVDDYLSFLCALKYTSFQIKLVARREFTCDKRIKYRVEDLNYPSFAVPFDTASGIRGGSQKTSTVQYKRVLTNVGTPSTYKVSVSSQSPLVKIMVEPQTLSFKELYEKKGYTVTFTSHSMPSGTTSFAHLEWSDGKHKVTSPIAFSWT, from the exons ATGCTGAAGCAAATTCAAAAGAAGCCAAATATGAATATGCTGATTTTCAAGTGTCTTCAAATGGCTTTGCTGCTAGTTTTCACTAGCAGATACACCATTGCAGAAAAAACACAGCATCCTAAGAGAACATACATAATTCACATGGACAAGTTCAACATGCCAACAAGTTTCAACGATCATCTCCAATGGTATGATTCATCATTAAAATCAGTATCAGAATCTGCAGAGATGTTGTATACTTACAAACATGTAGCCCATGGCTTCTCCACAAGGCTAACTACTCAAGAAGCAGAGTTACTCACAAAGCAACCAGGAATTCTTTCGGTTATCCCTGAAGTTAGATACGAGCTTCACACTACTCGAACACCAGAGTTCCTTGGATTGGAGAAAACAACAACTCTTCTAGTGTCCTATGGAAAACAAAGCGAGGTGATTGTTGGAGTAATTGACACTGGTGTATGGCCCGAACTAAAAAGCTTTGACGACACCAAACTTGGACCAGTACCGAGTAGCTGGAAAGGGGAATGTGAGACAGGTAAAAACTTCAACTCATCAAACTGTAACAAGAAACTTGTTGGTGCGAGGTTTTTTGCTAAAGGCTATGAGGCAGCTTTTGGGCCCATTGATGAAACGGCAGAATCAAAGTCACCGAGGGATGACGACGGGCACGGAAGTCATACCTCAACTACAGCAGCAGGTTCTGCAGTTGCAGGAGCAAGCCTCTTTGGTTTTGCTTCTGGGACATCAAAAGGCATGGCTACACAAGCTCGAGTGGCAACTTACAAAGCGTGTTGGCTTGGAGGGTGCTTTACATCAGACATAGTTGCTGGAATTGACAAGGCCATCGAAGATGGCGTCAACATCCTTTCTATGTCTATTGGTGGAAATTTAATGGACTACTACGAAGACACTGTCGCAATGGGAACTTTTGCAGCCATGGAACATGGAATACTAGTATCTAGTT CAGCAGGAAATGGTGGACCTAGTCAAGCAACTTTGGCTAATGTCGCACCGTGGATAACCACTGTAGGCGCTGGAACTCTAGACCGTGATTTCCCTGCCTATATCACCCTTGGAAATGGGAAGAGATACAACGGAGTGTCGCTTTACGATGGAAAATTGCCACCTGATTCTCCACTTCCCCTTGTTTATGCTGCTAATGTCAGCCAGGATTCTAGTGGAAATCTTTGCACCACAGACAGTTTGATTCCTAGTAAAGTTTCAGGAAAAATAGTGATATGTGACCGAGGAGGAAATCCGAGAGTTGAAAAGAGTTTGGTGGTGAAGCTTGCTGGAGGAATTGGGATGATTTTAGCAAACAACCAAGATTACGGGGAAGAGCTAGTTGCTGACTCCTATCTCCTTCCTGCGGGAGCTTTGGGAGAGAAAGCCAGCAATGAAGTAAAGAAGTATGTTTTTTCTGCTCCCAACCCAACTGCTAAAATTGTATTTGGCGGTACTGAGTTAGGTGTTCAACCATCACCAGTGGTGGCAGCTTTCAGCTCTAGAGGACCAAATACACTCACACCAAAAATACTCAAACCAGACCTTATAGCTCCAGGAGTCAACATTTTAGCTGGATGGACTGGGAAAGTTGGACCAACTGGCTTGTCTGTTGACACAAGGCATGTGAGCTTTAACATCATCTCTGGCACATCCATGTCATGCCCTCATGTAAGTGGTTTATCTGCTCTTCTCAAAGGAGCTCATCCTGAATGGACTCCTGCAGCTATAAGGTCTGCCCTCATGACCACATCCTACAGAACCTACAAAGATGGACAAACCATAAAAGATGTTGCCACTGGGACCCCCGCTACACCGTTTGATTATGGTGCTGGGCACGTGGATCCAGTAGCTGCTCTTGATCCCGGGCTTGTGTACGATGCTTCCGTGGATGATTACTTGAGCTTCCTCTGTGCCTTGAAATACACGTCATTTCAAATAAAGCTTGTAGCAAGAAGAGAATTCACCTGTGACAAAAGGATCAAGTACAGGGTGGAAGATCTCAATTACCCATCTTTTGCAGTTCCATTTGACACAGCTTCAGGCATAAGGGGTGGTTCTCAAAAAACAAGCACTGTCCAGTACAAAAGGGTTTTAACAAACGTAGGGACCCCATCAACATATAAAGTTTCAGTGTCATCACAGTCTCCTTTGGTTAAGATTATGGTAGAACCACAAACACTTAGTTTCAAGGAATTGTATGAGAAAAAGGGCTACACGGTCACATTCACATCTCATTCAATGCCATCTGGTACAACCAGCTTTGCTCATCTGGAATGGTCGGATGGGAAACATAAGGTCACTAGTCCCATTGCTTTCAGCTGGACATGA